The Chryseobacterium nakagawai genome has a segment encoding these proteins:
- a CDS encoding SRPBCC domain-containing protein — protein sequence MRIFKYLTVLIVLLGGAYAASMYYFVDESKNFTVEKEIDYPVDKVFAQFNNLQSFTRWNNFFTSSQSMDIDYYTPYEGQGSAISYVDKQNDTDGEMFILYENLNKTLKYQLFEDENENPTLVDVKFKPVSAEKTKITWYVHTPKLSVWRRVENFWTEDRFAENINKSMVNLKNSLGNKVEKDNQMAAIKYDSLMVENEEDKLLLGINVSTANKKDALYKNIVMNYNKVYNFVSMDLGKRDDEFGYPVLMTDADNYKDKEVSYFLGIPLSKKIGVSDNNFSFRSVNPSQNYVMYYKGSYEGRIKAIQQLILKAKKDEMRFGDIRQTFIERPMEGQDVNIKLSLSVYK from the coding sequence ATGCGTATTTTTAAATATCTAACTGTCCTTATTGTTCTTTTGGGAGGTGCTTATGCTGCTTCTATGTATTATTTTGTGGATGAAAGCAAGAATTTCACCGTGGAGAAAGAAATTGATTACCCGGTAGATAAAGTTTTTGCTCAGTTCAATAATCTCCAGAGCTTTACAAGATGGAACAACTTTTTTACCAGTTCACAATCTATGGATATAGACTATTATACGCCTTATGAAGGACAGGGGAGTGCCATTAGCTATGTAGACAAACAGAATGATACCGATGGTGAAATGTTCATCCTTTATGAGAATCTTAATAAGACTCTAAAATATCAGCTTTTTGAGGATGAAAATGAAAATCCGACATTGGTTGACGTTAAATTTAAGCCTGTTTCTGCTGAAAAGACTAAAATTACGTGGTATGTACATACGCCTAAACTTTCTGTCTGGCGAAGAGTAGAGAACTTCTGGACAGAGGACCGTTTTGCTGAAAATATCAACAAAAGTATGGTTAATCTTAAAAATTCTTTAGGAAATAAGGTTGAAAAAGACAATCAGATGGCAGCCATCAAATATGACAGTCTGATGGTGGAAAATGAAGAAGATAAGCTGTTATTAGGTATCAATGTAAGTACAGCTAATAAAAAAGATGCCCTTTACAAAAATATCGTGATGAATTATAACAAAGTGTATAATTTCGTATCGATGGACCTTGGTAAAAGAGATGATGAATTCGGCTATCCGGTCTTGATGACCGATGCAGATAACTATAAAGACAAAGAAGTTTCTTACTTCCTGGGAATTCCACTTTCCAAGAAAATTGGAGTCTCTGATAATAACTTTAGTTTTAGGTCTGTAAACCCATCACAAAACTACGTAATGTACTACAAAGGCAGCTATGAAGGCCGAATTAAGGCAATTCAGCAGCTGATTCTGAAAGCCAAAAAAGATGAGATGCGCTTCGGAGATATCCGCCAGACCTTTATTGAACGTCCAATGGAAGGTCAGGATGTGAACATTAAGCTCTCATTATCAGTGTATAAGTAA
- a CDS encoding glucose-1-phosphate adenylyltransferase: MNPNVISIVLGGGRGTRLFPLTYTRSKPAVPIAGKYRLVDIPISNCLNSGLNKILVLTQFNSASLNSHIKNSYHFDIFSQGFVDILAAEQNVENDSWYQGTADAVRQSMKHLEKYDYEYILILSGDQLYQMDFREMLDFHIENGGDLTIATIPVNAKDATGFGILKSDDDGNITSFYEKPGYDMLEGLQSEVSEENKNRGKEYLASMGIYIFTKTILKKMFDEGAGDDFGKDIIPSSIGKYKTLSYQYEGYWTDIGTIESFYEANLDLCLDLPQFNLFSSSPIYTRARMLPPSKINGSYVSKAVFGDGCIIMADKIENSVIGNRTRIDKGSTIVNSYVMGADFYQNTTEIVLNDRNGRPNMGIGKYCYIEKAILDKNCYIGDNVKIIGGKHLPDGDYGTYSVQDGIVVVKKGAVLAPGTHIG; the protein is encoded by the coding sequence ATGAATCCAAATGTAATCTCTATTGTATTGGGCGGAGGCAGAGGAACAAGATTATTCCCGTTAACGTATACCAGATCAAAACCTGCAGTTCCTATTGCTGGAAAATACAGACTGGTGGATATTCCTATTTCAAACTGCCTGAACTCAGGACTAAATAAAATCCTGGTTCTGACTCAGTTTAACTCAGCGTCACTGAACTCGCATATTAAAAATTCTTATCATTTCGATATCTTCAGTCAGGGCTTTGTAGATATTTTAGCTGCTGAGCAGAATGTAGAAAATGACAGCTGGTACCAAGGAACTGCAGATGCAGTGCGCCAGTCCATGAAACATCTTGAAAAGTATGACTATGAATATATCTTAATTCTTTCCGGAGATCAACTTTATCAGATGGATTTTAGAGAAATGCTGGATTTTCATATTGAAAACGGAGGTGATCTTACCATTGCAACCATTCCAGTCAATGCAAAGGATGCAACGGGTTTTGGGATCTTAAAATCCGATGATGATGGAAATATTACCTCTTTCTACGAAAAGCCAGGTTATGATATGCTGGAAGGTTTGCAATCTGAGGTTTCGGAAGAAAATAAAAACAGAGGTAAGGAGTATCTGGCTTCCATGGGGATTTATATCTTCACCAAGACCATTCTTAAGAAGATGTTTGACGAAGGTGCTGGTGATGATTTCGGAAAAGATATTATTCCAAGTTCCATTGGGAAATATAAAACATTAAGTTATCAATATGAAGGATATTGGACGGATATCGGAACCATAGAATCATTCTACGAAGCCAATCTGGATCTTTGTCTGGATCTTCCGCAATTTAACTTGTTTTCTTCCTCTCCAATCTATACAAGAGCGAGAATGCTTCCACCATCAAAAATCAACGGTTCTTATGTGAGTAAGGCTGTTTTCGGAGATGGATGTATCATTATGGCAGATAAAATTGAAAATTCTGTGATTGGAAATAGAACCCGCATAGATAAAGGCAGTACCATTGTTAATTCCTACGTGATGGGAGCAGATTTCTATCAAAATACCACAGAAATTGTTCTTAACGATAGAAATGGTCGTCCGAATATGGGGATTGGGAAATACTGCTATATTGAAAAAGCGATTCTTGATAAAAATTGCTATATCGGAGATAATGTAAAAATTATTGGTGGAAAACATCTTCCGGATGGCGATTATGGAACTTATTCAGTACAGGATGGGATTGTAGTTGTGAAAAAAGGGGCAGTGCTGGCACCGGGAACTCATATTGGGTGA
- a CDS encoding glycogen synthase: MVIYHLSTECYPVAKVGGLADVVGALPKYQNKIKGIEAKVVMPWYNKPFVHEHEFDLVFDGFIHQGSNMLQVQVIKEKTNVLGFELYMVKIPGLLDRENPYGYKDESFQFLAFQQGVLHWLCAMELKPDVLHCHDYHTGLVPFMVEHCPEFSFLQDVKTIGTIHNGEYQGMMSWNMANYMPSFDTYKWGLMDWNGLINPLASMIKCSDAFTTVSEGYLEELFISFRGLESLVRQEFGKAYGIINGIDTEVWNPKTDPMLDFNFSSKNAVAQKKKNKEKLCREYGLKPELPLFAFIGRFATEKGADLLPDVVWKSIKQSYGALNIMILGSGNTYIENKLKEYDYTYTNFALDLGYKEHLSHKIYASADFLLMPSRVEPCGLNQMYSMRYGTVPVVRYTGGLKDTVEDISTGGAGLNFTYPGVDDIVHAMNRAIGIYNQKGMMEELIHANMNFDFAWEKSAEKYIALYNS, translated from the coding sequence ATGGTTATCTATCATTTAAGTACAGAATGTTATCCTGTAGCAAAAGTGGGTGGGCTGGCAGATGTTGTAGGTGCACTTCCAAAATATCAGAATAAAATAAAAGGAATAGAAGCCAAGGTAGTAATGCCATGGTATAATAAACCCTTTGTGCACGAACATGAATTTGATTTAGTATTTGATGGCTTTATCCATCAGGGATCAAATATGCTGCAGGTTCAGGTCATAAAGGAAAAAACAAATGTTCTTGGGTTTGAACTCTATATGGTGAAAATTCCCGGATTGTTGGATAGGGAAAATCCTTACGGATATAAGGATGAAAGTTTTCAGTTTCTGGCCTTCCAACAGGGAGTTCTGCATTGGTTATGTGCTATGGAATTAAAACCGGATGTTCTCCATTGTCATGATTACCATACCGGATTAGTCCCTTTTATGGTAGAGCATTGTCCGGAATTTAGCTTTCTTCAAGACGTAAAAACAATAGGGACAATTCATAACGGGGAATATCAGGGAATGATGAGTTGGAATATGGCGAATTATATGCCTTCTTTTGATACTTATAAATGGGGCTTAATGGATTGGAATGGATTGATAAACCCATTAGCAAGTATGATTAAATGTTCAGATGCCTTTACTACAGTTTCCGAAGGATATCTGGAAGAACTTTTCATCAGCTTCAGAGGACTAGAAAGTCTGGTTCGCCAGGAATTCGGCAAGGCGTATGGAATTATCAATGGAATTGATACGGAAGTCTGGAACCCGAAAACTGACCCCATGCTGGATTTTAATTTTAGCAGTAAGAATGCAGTGGCGCAAAAGAAAAAGAACAAAGAGAAACTTTGTAGAGAATATGGTTTAAAACCTGAACTTCCTCTATTTGCATTTATTGGTAGGTTCGCTACGGAAAAAGGAGCAGATCTATTACCGGATGTGGTATGGAAAAGTATCAAACAAAGCTATGGCGCTTTAAATATCATGATTCTGGGGTCAGGAAATACCTATATTGAGAATAAACTTAAGGAATACGACTATACCTATACCAACTTTGCCCTGGATTTAGGGTATAAAGAACATCTTTCTCATAAGATCTATGCCTCGGCAGATTTCCTGTTAATGCCATCAAGAGTAGAGCCATGTGGTTTAAATCAAATGTATTCTATGAGATATGGAACCGTTCCGGTAGTAAGATATACCGGCGGATTGAAAGATACAGTAGAAGATATTTCAACCGGCGGAGCAGGACTAAATTTCACATATCCCGGTGTAGACGATATTGTACATGCGATGAACAGGGCGATTGGAATTTATAATCAAAAAGGAATGATGGAAGAACTTATTCATGCCAACATGAATTTTGACTTTGCATGGGAGAAATCTGCTGAGAAATACATAGCTTTATATAACAGCTGA
- the glgB gene encoding 1,4-alpha-glucan branching protein GlgB, with translation MNSVKTYTLFTDHDVYLFKEGRHYKLYSKFGAHSVEKDGIKGVYFSVWAPNAKKVSVIGDFNNWNHKDHILFPRWDGSGIWEGFIEELPWGTLYKYAVETARGEILEKSDPYALSWEQNIQAASLVSTTWYEWNDREWMDSRREKNNLDAPLSVYELHLGSWVRESNDPDKFLNYRNIAKKLVPYIKEMEFTHVEFMPVMEYPYDPSWGYQITGFYAATSRFGSPQDLMFLIDELHQHNVGVILDWVPSHFPGDANGLYRFDGSHLYEHEDPRKGFHPDWKSHIFNYGRNEVKSFLISNAMFWLDRYHADGLRVDAVTSMLHLDYSRNEGEWEPNVYGGNVNLEAKAFLQEFNTAVYKEFGNSIMTIAEESSDFPMLTKPVHDGGIGFGMKWMMGWMHDTLDYFKEDFVNRKFHHHKLTFASMYMYNENYMMPLSHDEVVHGKASLIYKMKGDEWQKFANLRTLYVYMYTHPGAKLLFMGDEFGQTSEWNFTRSLDWHLLEYPVHKGLQGLVKELNHLYQSESALFENQFDKNGFEWIEADDLENSVYVYLRKGKRRDDVLMTVLNLAPKVLDYRVKIPNGTHWEVIFNSDDEEYSGSGVISEVMEEKYEDGMDHQKFMTIKLPPLAGVILRQQKDKKYKLHRIKHKR, from the coding sequence ATGAATTCTGTTAAAACCTATACGCTTTTCACCGATCATGACGTGTATCTTTTCAAAGAAGGTAGACACTATAAGCTGTATAGTAAATTTGGAGCCCATTCTGTAGAGAAGGATGGTATAAAAGGAGTTTATTTTTCGGTTTGGGCACCTAACGCCAAAAAGGTTTCCGTAATAGGAGATTTTAATAACTGGAACCATAAAGATCATATTTTGTTTCCAAGATGGGATGGTTCCGGGATTTGGGAAGGCTTTATTGAAGAGTTGCCTTGGGGAACTTTATATAAATATGCCGTTGAAACAGCAAGAGGAGAAATCCTGGAGAAAAGTGATCCTTATGCTTTAAGCTGGGAACAGAATATTCAGGCAGCATCATTGGTTTCTACAACCTGGTATGAATGGAATGACAGGGAATGGATGGATAGCCGTAGAGAGAAAAACAACCTGGATGCCCCTTTGTCTGTTTATGAATTACATCTGGGGTCATGGGTAAGAGAAAGTAATGATCCTGATAAATTTTTGAACTATCGTAATATTGCAAAGAAACTCGTCCCTTATATAAAAGAAATGGAGTTTACCCACGTGGAGTTTATGCCCGTTATGGAATATCCTTATGATCCAAGTTGGGGCTATCAGATTACAGGATTTTATGCCGCCACTTCGCGATTCGGATCACCACAGGATCTGATGTTCCTGATTGATGAACTTCATCAGCATAATGTAGGTGTTATTCTGGATTGGGTACCTTCACATTTTCCCGGAGACGCTAATGGACTGTATCGTTTTGATGGTTCTCATTTATATGAACATGAAGATCCGAGAAAAGGGTTTCATCCTGACTGGAAATCTCATATCTTTAATTATGGAAGAAATGAAGTAAAATCTTTCCTGATTTCCAATGCAATGTTTTGGCTGGATCGTTATCATGCAGATGGACTGCGTGTGGATGCCGTAACTTCAATGCTGCATCTGGATTATTCAAGGAATGAAGGAGAATGGGAACCCAATGTCTATGGCGGAAATGTAAATCTTGAAGCCAAAGCATTTCTGCAGGAATTTAATACCGCTGTTTACAAAGAATTTGGAAATAGTATTATGACCATTGCGGAAGAAAGTTCAGATTTCCCTATGCTTACCAAACCTGTTCATGATGGCGGTATAGGCTTTGGAATGAAATGGATGATGGGCTGGATGCACGATACATTGGATTATTTCAAGGAAGACTTTGTCAATAGAAAATTTCATCATCATAAACTTACGTTTGCTTCCATGTATATGTACAATGAAAACTATATGATGCCTTTGTCTCATGATGAAGTGGTACACGGGAAAGCAAGTCTGATTTATAAAATGAAAGGGGATGAATGGCAAAAGTTTGCTAATCTTCGTACCTTGTACGTATATATGTATACTCATCCGGGAGCCAAACTGCTTTTTATGGGTGATGAATTCGGGCAAACCAGCGAATGGAATTTTACCCGAAGTCTTGACTGGCACCTGTTGGAGTATCCTGTGCATAAAGGATTGCAGGGGTTAGTAAAGGAACTAAACCATTTGTACCAATCAGAATCTGCATTGTTTGAAAATCAGTTTGATAAAAACGGTTTTGAATGGATAGAGGCAGATGATCTGGAAAATTCGGTTTACGTTTATCTCAGAAAAGGAAAAAGGAGAGATGATGTTTTGATGACTGTCTTAAATCTGGCCCCAAAAGTCTTGGACTACAGAGTAAAGATACCCAACGGAACGCATTGGGAAGTTATCTTTAATTCCGACGATGAAGAATACAGTGGAAGTGGAGTAATATCTGAGGTAATGGAAGAGAAATATGAAGATGGAATGGATCATCAGAAATTTATGACTATCAAATTACCTCCTTTGGCAGGGGTTATTTTGAGGCAGCAAAAAGATAAAAAGTATAAATTACACAGAATTAAACATAAAAGATAA
- a CDS encoding alpha/beta hydrolase-fold protein encodes MRFELYTDEKDDRPVFITGNFNNWNPKDDNYLLQRSDSHHYFIEIEDEKLADEIEYKFTKGGWENVELDKYGNITPNRKTKKSLQKVSDTVEKWRLNWGPFKEEFFPTAEVISEKFYIPQLDRYRKIWAVLPYDYHTSEKSYPVLYLQDAQNLFNEGSGFGNWEIDKKLSILAEYGRGDIIVIAIEHGSEERIKEYIFDNDNVANGSEGKKYIRFIADTLKPYVDENYRTKKDRDNTGIGGSSLGALISIYSGFLYPEVYSKLLIFSPSLWVEPNNNFPMMNFRVPFKTKIYLYGGGQEGSKMVKRIHIFEEYLKRWEKKNLFDFEFRTSINPEGTHNEFYWSQEFPRAIEWLFYDNTENPVEVKPQQQSIKN; translated from the coding sequence ATGAGGTTCGAACTTTATACTGATGAAAAAGATGACAGGCCAGTATTTATTACTGGTAATTTCAACAATTGGAATCCAAAAGACGATAATTACCTACTCCAAAGATCAGATTCACATCATTATTTTATAGAAATTGAAGACGAAAAGCTAGCTGATGAAATTGAGTACAAATTCACCAAAGGAGGCTGGGAAAATGTAGAACTGGATAAATATGGAAATATCACTCCTAATCGGAAAACAAAAAAATCACTCCAGAAAGTTTCTGATACTGTAGAAAAATGGAGATTAAACTGGGGACCATTTAAGGAGGAGTTCTTCCCCACTGCTGAAGTGATTTCCGAAAAATTCTATATTCCACAACTGGATCGTTACCGGAAAATCTGGGCTGTACTTCCTTATGACTATCATACTTCGGAGAAGAGCTATCCTGTTTTATATCTTCAGGATGCCCAAAACCTGTTCAATGAAGGAAGTGGTTTCGGAAACTGGGAAATTGATAAAAAGCTATCTATCCTTGCAGAATACGGGCGTGGTGATATTATCGTCATTGCTATAGAACACGGAAGCGAAGAACGGATTAAAGAATATATCTTTGATAATGATAATGTAGCCAATGGCTCTGAGGGAAAAAAATACATCCGTTTTATTGCTGATACTTTAAAACCTTATGTGGATGAAAATTACCGTACTAAAAAGGACCGCGACAATACAGGAATCGGTGGCAGCTCGCTGGGAGCATTAATCAGTATTTACAGTGGATTCCTTTATCCTGAAGTTTATTCTAAGTTATTAATCTTCTCTCCTTCTCTTTGGGTGGAACCCAATAATAACTTTCCCATGATGAACTTCCGGGTTCCATTTAAAACAAAAATATACTTATATGGTGGTGGGCAGGAAGGATCTAAAATGGTCAAAAGAATTCATATTTTTGAAGAATATCTGAAAAGATGGGAGAAAAAGAACCTCTTTGACTTTGAATTCAGAACCAGCATTAATCCTGAAGGAACTCACAATGAATTTTACTGGTCACAGGAGTTTCCGAGAGCTATTGAATGGCTGTTCTATGACAACACCGAAAATCCTGTAGAAGTAAAACCACAACAACAAAGCATTAAGAACTAA
- a CDS encoding leucyl aminopeptidase family protein, which yields MKLINKKNRNYTQIFHLFTEEEWTKTSKNFNKNIALFFTGKKHEVFINAHEEGITYFIGLGKSTLQNFEFQQVAVKFSQTQKEKLQAAPTLLLADSLNEKQFEEFVKGLLIGTYNYPFEKNHPFWNSKFELHFENLSQKKLDFISQKAEALSNGQIACQEWMNKPANLKKPEIFSLYLKNLAKKYELKYTVFNRKKCEELGLGAYLAVNQGSAHDAAFTILEYKTTVKNAKTFGLVGKCVLFDTGGISLKPFTNMHYMKSDMGGATAVLGTLIYAAEMNLPVNIIAVLPITDNAISEKALLPSDVITAYNGKTIEVMDTDAEGRLILADGLSYLTKNYKTDFLIDLATLTGSSVRMFGDTCGALFSNNEDLKNLLIKTGDHTNQRLWNLPLWDIWKDDIQSDVADLKNMSLKPVGDCIIAAKFLEQFTENHPKWAHLDIAGVAFGNVGYAKEKAATGYGVQLLTDLIENYH from the coding sequence ATGAAACTAATCAACAAAAAAAATAGAAACTATACCCAGATATTCCATTTATTCACTGAAGAGGAATGGACCAAAACAAGTAAAAATTTCAATAAAAATATTGCCCTATTCTTCACAGGAAAAAAGCATGAAGTGTTCATCAATGCTCATGAAGAAGGAATTACTTACTTTATCGGACTCGGAAAATCTACTTTACAAAATTTTGAATTCCAACAGGTTGCGGTAAAATTCTCTCAAACCCAAAAGGAAAAACTACAGGCTGCTCCCACTTTACTGCTTGCAGATTCTCTTAATGAAAAACAGTTTGAAGAATTCGTGAAGGGATTACTCATAGGAACTTACAACTATCCTTTTGAAAAAAACCATCCTTTCTGGAATTCAAAATTTGAATTGCATTTTGAAAATTTAAGCCAGAAAAAACTGGATTTTATCAGCCAGAAAGCTGAAGCTTTAAGCAATGGACAAATCGCTTGCCAGGAATGGATGAATAAACCTGCGAATCTAAAAAAACCGGAAATTTTCAGTTTATACCTTAAAAATCTGGCAAAAAAATATGAATTAAAATATACCGTTTTCAACAGAAAAAAATGCGAAGAACTTGGTCTTGGAGCTTATCTTGCTGTTAACCAAGGAAGCGCTCATGATGCTGCCTTCACTATTTTGGAATATAAGACCACCGTTAAAAATGCAAAAACATTTGGATTGGTTGGAAAATGTGTATTGTTTGATACCGGAGGCATTTCCTTAAAACCTTTTACCAATATGCATTATATGAAATCCGATATGGGCGGAGCAACAGCTGTTTTAGGGACTCTAATCTATGCTGCTGAAATGAATTTACCTGTTAATATTATAGCCGTTCTTCCGATTACTGATAATGCTATTTCCGAAAAAGCCCTTCTTCCAAGTGATGTGATTACCGCTTACAATGGTAAAACTATTGAAGTGATGGATACGGATGCGGAAGGCAGGCTAATTCTTGCTGACGGACTGTCTTATCTAACTAAAAATTACAAAACAGATTTCCTTATTGATCTCGCTACTTTAACGGGAAGTTCAGTAAGAATGTTTGGCGATACTTGTGGAGCTCTATTTTCCAATAATGAAGACCTGAAAAACCTTTTGATAAAAACCGGAGATCACACCAATCAGAGGCTATGGAATTTACCATTATGGGATATCTGGAAAGATGATATACAGTCTGATGTAGCCGACTTAAAAAACATGTCTCTAAAGCCTGTTGGAGATTGTATTATCGCCGCCAAATTCTTAGAACAATTCACTGAAAACCACCCTAAATGGGCGCATTTGGATATTGCCGGAGTAGCCTTTGGAAATGTAGGGTATGCTAAAGAAAAAGCAGCAACCGGGTATGGGGTTCAATTACTCACGGATTTAATCGAAAATTATCACTAA
- a CDS encoding ATP-grasp domain-containing protein: MEEKIIVCISCYYKGYDFMDEMKRLGNKIILVTSENLKEKNWPWQAIDEVFYMPEIKPSVWNLEHLIQGFSHLMKTRKVDAVVALDDYDVEKAALIRETFRIPGMGQTTHRYFRDKLAMRQKAKDTGINVPEFTAVFNDDTVNEFVDKVPAPWVLKPRSEASASGIKKIMTKEQLHEALEILGEERHLFLLESFKPGDVYHVDSLTFNKEIVFTSASKYLAPPMQVSHEGGVFRSKTLGRYSDEFKALEEINSRVLSNFGLLNGATHTEFIRGKEDGKWYFLETSSRVGGAHIPDLVEASSSINIWREWAKIEDALLRNKNYSVSPPTGYYAGLIVALIKDKEPDYSKFECEEAIKFLPIDYHVGIVYKSSDASVIEERLDSAAEKINAEMLNILPPKTSKLSS, encoded by the coding sequence ATGGAGGAGAAAATTATAGTATGTATTTCGTGCTATTACAAGGGCTATGACTTCATGGATGAAATGAAGAGGCTCGGTAATAAAATCATCTTAGTAACATCAGAAAATCTTAAAGAAAAAAACTGGCCCTGGCAAGCCATTGATGAGGTATTTTATATGCCTGAAATCAAACCATCTGTGTGGAACCTGGAACATTTGATTCAGGGATTTTCACACCTGATGAAAACAAGAAAAGTAGATGCTGTAGTTGCCCTTGATGACTACGACGTAGAAAAGGCTGCCCTGATCCGCGAAACGTTTCGTATTCCGGGAATGGGACAGACTACCCACCGCTACTTCAGAGATAAACTGGCGATGCGCCAAAAGGCAAAAGACACAGGCATCAATGTTCCTGAATTTACGGCCGTTTTCAATGACGATACAGTGAATGAATTTGTAGATAAGGTTCCCGCTCCATGGGTATTGAAGCCCCGTTCAGAGGCTTCGGCATCAGGAATTAAAAAGATAATGACTAAAGAACAGCTTCATGAGGCATTGGAAATTCTTGGAGAAGAGCGTCATCTTTTCCTCCTGGAAAGCTTTAAACCGGGAGATGTATATCATGTAGACAGCCTTACCTTCAACAAAGAAATAGTCTTTACTTCTGCATCAAAATATCTGGCTCCGCCTATGCAGGTTTCTCATGAAGGGGGTGTTTTCAGATCTAAAACATTAGGAAGATACTCTGATGAATTCAAAGCTTTGGAAGAGATCAATTCCAGAGTACTTTCCAACTTTGGATTACTCAACGGAGCCACTCATACGGAATTCATCCGTGGAAAAGAAGACGGAAAATGGTATTTTCTGGAAACCTCCTCACGAGTGGGGGGCGCTCATATTCCTGATTTGGTAGAAGCTTCAAGCAGCATCAATATCTGGAGAGAATGGGCCAAAATTGAAGATGCTCTCTTAAGAAATAAAAACTATAGTGTCTCCCCTCCTACAGGATATTACGCAGGTCTTATTGTTGCGCTTATCAAAGATAAAGAGCCAGATTATAGTAAATTCGAATGTGAGGAAGCTATAAAATTTCTTCCCATCGATTATCATGTTGGAATTGTTTACAAATCCAGTGATGCTTCCGTAATAGAAGAAAGACTAGACAGCGCCGCAGAAAAGATCAATGCCGAAATGCTCAACATCCTTCCGCCTAAGACTAGTAAATTAAGCAGTTAA
- a CDS encoding alpha/beta hydrolase-fold protein: MPHIEHTDYYSNILGTSLKVEVTGYSGYPIIMFPTSQGQYTQNHDFHLNGSINWFVEQGKVKLYNIQTIDSWSFYDQTLSPQQRIKNYERYVQFLIVEFVPYIQKLHKTHRVAVAGASFGGYHAANFAFRFPDVVSHLFCLSGAFSIRNFMDGYSDDLVYFNCPREFIRNDEAWKYKHMHIVLSTSDQDICKDKNIEMAEILRVKGIDFWYDERKWIGHDWPLWRMVFPIFIGAYFS; the protein is encoded by the coding sequence ATGCCGCATATAGAACATACTGATTACTATTCCAATATATTGGGAACAAGTCTTAAGGTAGAAGTGACCGGATATTCCGGATATCCTATTATCATGTTTCCTACTTCTCAAGGACAATATACCCAGAACCATGACTTTCACCTTAACGGAAGTATCAATTGGTTTGTAGAACAGGGAAAGGTAAAGCTTTATAATATTCAGACCATTGACAGCTGGAGCTTTTATGATCAAACACTATCACCGCAACAGAGAATCAAAAATTACGAACGATACGTGCAGTTTTTGATCGTGGAGTTTGTTCCATACATTCAAAAACTTCATAAAACCCATCGTGTAGCAGTGGCTGGAGCCAGTTTTGGAGGTTATCACGCTGCCAATTTTGCCTTTAGGTTTCCGGATGTAGTTTCTCATTTGTTTTGCCTTTCAGGGGCCTTCAGCATAAGAAATTTTATGGACGGTTATTCCGATGACCTGGTATATTTCAACTGTCCAAGAGAGTTTATAAGAAATGATGAAGCATGGAAATATAAGCATATGCACATTGTATTGAGCACCTCAGATCAGGATATCTGCAAAGACAAGAATATTGAAATGGCAGAAATCTTAAGGGTAAAAGGTATTGATTTCTGGTATGATGAAAGAAAATGGATTGGTCACGACTGGCCGTTGTGGAGAATGGTTTTTCCAATCTTTATTGGAGCTTATTTCTCTTAA